CAGAAAAATATCTTGATTACAGATACAGAGGGAATTTTAAAAGCAGATTATTGGAATTTGTCCAGGCTAAGGCATGGGAAGGCCCTGATTATGAAGTAATAGGCGATGAGGGGCCGGATCATGATAAAAAATTTATTGTGGAAGTTTCAGTGAACAGAGAACCTATGGGGCGTGGGAATGGCAAGAGCAAAAAAGAGGCTGAACAGTCTGCTGCAATGGAAGCATTAAAATATCTAAATATATTTTGAGCCGGATTTTATAAAGTTATGAGACAGGATTGGATTTTATTATTTAGGAGGAGTACATGGAGTATTTCTTAAAAGAAGAAGAACAGATGATCAAGGACTTGGCAAAACAGGTAGCAGATGAAAAAATAAGGCCTGTAGCTGCACATCATGATGAGACAGGAGAGTTCCCCTGGGATATTATGAAATCTCTTGCGGAGATGGATTTTTTCAGGATATATATTGATGAGGAGTACGGCGGCCTTGGGCTTGGTACAATGGGCCTTGTACTCGCTACTGAAGAACTGTCAAAGGCATGCGGAGGTATTTCTCTTGGCTTTGCTGCAACTGCACTCGGAACTATGCCGATTATGCTGTCCGGGAGTAAAGAACAAAAAGATAAGTACCTTCCGGAACTTGCTTCAGGGAAAATACTTGCCGGATTTGGCCTGACAGAACCGGATGCCGGCTCAGATGCAAGTAATATGAAAACCAC
The nucleotide sequence above comes from bacterium. Encoded proteins:
- a CDS encoding ribonuclease III encodes the protein EKYLDYRYRGNFKSRLLEFVQAKAWEGPDYEVIGDEGPDHDKKFIVEVSVNREPMGRGNGKSKKEAEQSAAMEALKYLNIF